DNA sequence from the Nicotiana tomentosiformis chromosome 3, ASM39032v3, whole genome shotgun sequence genome:
TAGGTGTTACTGATTTGTCATGAAAATTCATTACTTTCTCTACAATATGCATAATCTTTCACTTTCCTTAAcgtatattttctttctttttattatgTTTTTTTGTATGAGGTTGGAGTTAAAGAGAAAAAAACATGCCGAAAGCATTAAGTCCACTGAAGAACCCAATCAACAACCAGTTCTTCAATTGCAGAATGAAAGTGCGGGCTGCACATCATCCGCAAAAGCAGCCAGAGATTACATATTTTGAAAGCCAAATTTACGGTCCACTCTGTAGACCGTAGATTACATATGCGAGCCACAAAGTTATCTCAAAGTGAGGCGGGAACTTACATTTCTAAGAAGTTAAATGCAGTCCATTATGCTGCCCACAGAACTGATATGCGAGCCACAATCCCGCTTTGCAATGAAGGGTCAGAAAAGCTAAAGATCAAGTTTGCGGCCATTTAGGAACTATGTAGACCGCATAACACTTTTGTGGTCCATTACATGACACCGCAGAATCTCCTCGAGATGTTAGATCCAGATCTAAAAGCCAACTCTAGAACAAGCCAACAATTTTGCAGACCACAGATCTATTTTGCTGTCCAATTTGCGATCACAAAAGCTTTTAGAGGGGCATTTTTATCCAAACCTGGTACATATTTTTTGGTCCCTATAAATATAACCTTTAGTGTTTTTAGTGGACACAACTTATTATTCATGATATTTGGAGAGCTTAGGAGTGGGAGAACAAGTTTGGAAGCTAGGGGTTCATCACCCATCACCTTGGACATGAATATTTAGAGCCATTAATGAGCATTTCTTAAAACTCCATATCTTTTATTTTATTGCTTTGTGTAGTATTTGGTGTAGGTGATGACTTTGGACAGCAAAGTTGAAAGACTTGTCGAGTAATATTTTGTTCTTGACTCTCGTTgcttatacaacaacaacaacaacaacatacccagtattattccCCACTGTGAGGTCTGGggatggtagtgtgtacgcagaccttactctaccttgtgaagatagagaggttatttccaatagacccccgtctcaggaaagtataagcaccacattaatgaaaatatagacacaAAGAGACAGTACCATAAAGCAATATAAgagcagaataaaaataacaaaatagtaAGGTAATCAACAATTAAAGTaaataacggttagtcataaacctactaccaacagaaagtgaGACTGCGTGCCAATTTTAGTGTTATGAACACTCTTGACTACCTACTCTACCACCccaatcctcgacctccataccttcctatcaagggtcatgtcctcggtcagctgaagttgcgccatgtcttgcctaatcacctctccccacctcttctttagCCTACCTCTATCTCTCCGTAGGCCCTCGAATGTccacctctcacacctcctcataGGGGCGTCTGTGCTTCTCCTCCTctcatgaccaaaccacctaagccgcgcttcccgcatcttgtcctcaataggggccacacccaccttatcATGAATAATCTCATTtttgatcctatctaacctggtgtgcccgcacatctatctcaacatcctcatctctgctaccttcatcttctggacatgagcgatcttgactggccaatactcagctccatacaacatcgttggtctgactaccactctgtagaacttacccttaagtttcggtggcaccttatTGTCATACAAAataccggaagcgagtctccatttcatccattccggcccaatacgatgtgtggcatcttcatcaatctccctatccccctgaataatagacccaaggtacttaaaacaacctctcctagggatgacctacGAGTCcaacctcacctccccttcccctcctcaAGTCTTGCcattgaacttacactccaagtattctgtcttggtcctgttCAACTTGAAACTTTTAGATTCTAGGGTCTGCCTCTAACCCTCTTATTGCGCGTTCATACCGTCTCGAGTCtcatcaatcaatacaatattatctgcaaatagcatgcaccacgacaCCTCCCCTTGGGAATATACCAATTTACTTTGATTTTGACTTGAGAAAGCGAATTAAAGTAGGAAAGACTAATTAACACAATTTGGGGCTTTAAACCTCAATCTAATAGATTCACATAGAGATAGGAAGAATCTAACTTGTAGGCAAAATTTGGTGTGTTTTGTACTCTTAGTTGGGCCAACTATGAAGTCTTGTTAGTGTTCGAAAGAAACTAATAAAGAATGGTTACTCAAGGCTATGAACAATTGATTTCAAATCATTTAATGGTGGGTTACCATTACATTGGATTACTCTTGAGTTTAACTTCAATTGCTATGTGCCGAGGCCTCGATTTTCTAAAGATGGTTCTCCCCATTGGTTAGTTTAGTGTATTTCGGCAACCGTAGTTTACACTAAAATCATACTTGATTACATTTTTGTTTGAGTTAGTGGGTAACAATTCTTTTACTTTCTCAACCTTCTTTATATTAtttcctgtgggattcgaccctgactcatAGTTGGGCAAATTATATTGCATACGACCATGTACACTTTCATTTAATAAGAGTGGATTTGGATATTATTAATTTGCCATCATTGCCAGGGAGAAATAGGCGTTTGTTTAGGAAGTAAGCCTGCATACTTtagtccaaacttgtgaatatatatatttgtgattatgaaaaagaaaaagaaaaagaaaaaaaatgttctTATTTGATCTTCATGTGTTTAGTTAGTTTTCTTATTGTTCTTTGTTGATATTTCCTAGTCAGCTTGTTATTTTTGCTTTTACCTAGTCATGACATCTTGGAATAAATAATTGTAGATGGAGGATACTCTTAATTTGGTTATCCTTGTggatattgtggaggaccccacttgTGGCAAGATtgttaaaatatttttgggagcaagATATGTGCATCTTCTGAATCCTTTGAGTGAAATATATGTGATATTTGTGATGGTGAAAATGGTCATTTAAATAGTTGCAATTACTATATGCCGTGCCATTCCCCGTTATCTTATAATGATCTTTCTACTTTTGTTGGTGAATTTGATCGGTGCAATGAAGCTAAAGAAATGAAGTGATTGTTAGAACCTTTCCAACTTAAAGAAAGTAAAGATTTGCCCACCTTCAAGAAGAGcataaagaaagaagaaaataagtaTCAAAATTATGAAAACTTTGAAGAAGCAGTGAATATGAACCAACCTTGGGAGTTAGTCAATCTCAAGAAGAAATGTTTTTTGTCCTCAAGAACAAAGAATGCTTCGTATGCTAGAGCAAATCCTTGAAAATGAACTGAGGAATAGCTTAGCACTAGAAAACTTGAAGGTGGTTGCTCATGAAAATGATGAAGCTATCCAAGACGTGGGCATTCAATTGGATCAATTAGTTCACATACTTAGTGCTCAGCAAGTTGAGGTTGAAAATAGTCTTCAAGAAGTTACCATTGTGGAGGAAACTGAAATTCAAGTCGAGAAACCAAAATTTGAATGCCAACCATATCATTCTATCTTGTTTCACCATGCCGATGATAAAGACAAGATGCTAGCATCATTGGAAAATATTGACGATATTCTAGAGCTTGACTCTAGCCCATGATGTAAAGAGAATGTGACAAATCAAGGAAAAATGAAAATTGTGCTATTTGGACTCATTTCAATCACTTACCGACATTGTGCTCGGAAAGTGATACGGAAGTAAAGCTGGCCATGCCAAAAGGAGAGTTAATGGAAGAGGCACAAGATGCTTACATTTTTAGAGTTTTCTGTGCCACAACGAGAAAATCACATTCCTTACTTAAATGCCAAGAAGTGCAAAATGAGACAATTTATGCTTGGCCACTTAAAATTTGCACCACAACCCCATGAGCATAGTTTCAATCTTGAAGCAAAGTTGGGGAGGCAATTCATATATTCGAAGTGGCGACAAAAAAGGCCACTCAGCTCTCTGCAACTTCAATAGCAGATTATGCATCACAGGGAGTCCCTTACCTCTGTCTTTTGATTACATGCATTCGAGACAATGCATGCTTTTAAGTTGGGGGTGGGATATGTGAAAATTTGATGTTTGTTGAGTtgcaaatatatttaaaaaattctCCTTTTCAAGATAATTAGTGTTAATATTTTGATAGTAGAAAGTAAaaccccttggtttttctttaagTATTGTGAGTTGGTTGGTACTAATGTGTTACATTCTAGAATGTGATAGCATTTTGAATTCAATCATACCCCTCAAAACGTTTTATATTGTTAAAGATTTGCAATGTGTATAAAATAGTCATATTTCTGAAGTCAAGGCTCGTTTTGTGACTTTGTGATTGCTAGATATTTTAATATCGTGAGAAGATTTCCTTTGTGCAATTGaggtttgaaaatatattgtttCATGTTTCATGTGCTATGTGTGGTGAcagttaaaaaataatttttgtgtttgGCTGTACCACCTAGAAGTTGCCCCTTTTGGTTTATCAATGTGAATCTTAGGTTGGTGTTTTATTGTAGTTGCAATAACTAAAGGGGTATGAAGTTGTTAAGCCATACTATGAATGTTTGGGAGAGGATGGTAGAAGTTAGAGTTAGGAGTATATCTATTTCTGAAAACTTGTTCGGATTCATGCCCGGTAGTTTGACTACAAAAGTCATTCACTCAATAAGGAGATTGGTGAAGCAGTGTAGGGAAAGAAAGAAtgatttgcatatggtgttcattgacctagagaaagcatacgACAAAGTCCCAAGAGGttctatggagatgtttggagacTAAAGGAGTGTCGGTATGCTACCCTAGGGTTATTAAAGACATCTATGATGGAGCTAAGAATCGAGTAAGGATTCTGGGAAGAGACTCGAAATATTTTCCGATTGTGATGGTGTTGCACCAGGGATCAtctcttagcccatttttatttttcttggcgATGGCCACTAATGCTGTCAAGATCCAAAATCTCACTAAAGGTCGAGATAGCGTCTAACTTGCTTGCTAGATAAGCCAATACTCAATAGCAACAATTGAAGCTAATTGTTAAGTCCTTAACAGAGTTATGATATAAATACAAAAGCGGAATAAGTCTCAAAATCTCATCATGAATATATAAACCAAGACAGGATCTAAATACGATCACAATTGTCTAACAATGCACAAAACCTAATGTCACATTACCACGAGCATCTAACAATAGTAAGTAGACTCAAGTGAATAACAACATGTGTTTGGAAGAAAATACAGACATAGATAGATAAGTAGGGAAGGGGAACTCCATATGCTAAGGATTAGATCAAGTAAAATAGCTCACCATGAAGTCTACGACCAATACTCCTACTCAGCCAAATGGGTACCTCTgatacctgcctcagatcctgtacaaaatatgcagaagtgtagtatgagtacaaaactaCGGTACTGAgcaagtatcaagtctagcctcgaagaagtaatgacgaaGGGTCGGCATTGATATTTACTATAAGTCAAATAATGAGGTGGAACATATATAAGGTACAAAATGTGATATCATCAAATAGGTACGAAATCCAGAAATACCGTACACatagaatttagacatgctttgcAGAATAAGAATTCAAATTAGATATAAACTATTTTAATTACCACACAATGACATGATGTATATCAATTAACAATATTATAAAAGCTACTGCATGAGTCCAAGATATATATAAATGCATCCTGAACACCCCTTCTCAATATCTCAAAGCACAAATTCATGTGTTTGACACAAGCTACATGTCCAAACCAAGCACCAAATCTTAGTGCCTACgctcacagggcccaaagtaaTATGGATAATCACCTGACTCCAAAGTGACGAATCCATATCTAAGCACTGATCATTTAACAATCAATGTTCAATAACAAATAATCATTATCCGCTCATGGTTTCTGTAGTACCAAAATCCTCAACTTTTCACAACATTCAATTCTCCAACTCATGCATATGTgtttgaaataatataataaagaaatacTAGACATAACAATAAAGATGCAAATAAAAGCTCATATGGCTAAAAGACTGCTATAGCTAATTATGTAATTCAATTTATCACAACAATTCAATAAGCTATTTCAACATTCAAAGTCAATTTATAATATATATCATGAGTAAATTAAGCTATGTAACCACCAAATCATAAGTCAATAAGAAAAGAATATAACCACGGCTCAATAGGAAAGCTCAACATTGTAAATTATCCTTTATGCCCAATTCAACGAGTTATAACGTTAAGCACGTTTCTAAGTCATAGTTAAGAGGTGCCATTTAATCATAGAGTTAATAAAACGTGGATGATAATTGCAGATAATCCAAACAAGGAATATCACAAGTCAAACCCTACCGAATATGGTTGTAACCTAGCTacgtatatatactcgtcacTTCACATATATGTGGCACCTAAATCAAGCAACAAGCTGCAAATAGATTACCTATGGaaaaaatttcctcttacaaggatagacaaaagacttacctctTCTTGGGCTAGCTTCAATCAACAACAACTGCCTTTCCTTTTAAATTCAcctccaaacaactcgaatctagcaaaatatTACTCAATAAAGTTAATTAAATCTATAGAAATCAACTCCAAACAATAAAGAtttaatctttaatcaaatcctcaaaagtcaacaaaagtcaatatgGGCTTGAATAGCAAAAGCCCGAGTCTAGGGGGTAGAtcctgactacccataaccccacgagcccaaatatgtaattagattccaaaattaagtccaaatcggtactcaaatccccaaattacactCTCTTAGGTTGTAGACCAAAACCCCATAATTCTCTTTGGAATACCATATTTTAATCCATGGGAATCAAGatatataatcaaatccaagtagAAATTATTTACCCTCAAATTATGGGTTAAATCTTTTCCAAGATCGCCTCTTCCTCAACtccaaaactgaaaaataaagaaaaatgagcaaaacTTGAGGTATAAAGTCTGCCAGGCATTCTTCGCATCTATGGTCACTTTTCCGCACATGCGACACTGCTTCTATGACAATTCAATCGATTTTGCGCATATTTAGCCCACATTCTAACCTCGCATCTGCAATcaaggctccgcagaagcggaataggTGCGGCCAAATCTTTGCATCTGCAATCATTCACAAAGATGACCAGATCTTGCATGTGCGACCCATCAACCACATATGCAATGAAAACCACACATCTCTGACATCCCCAGCCTTACCAATATGGGCATATGCGCACAATGCACCATCGGTGCGACCATCGCCCTTGCATGCCTAGCATAGCAGGTGCGATGCACCGGATATTAAATAAATCCCAAAAACACAAACATGGTCCAAATTCGTACGAAACCACCCttaaacttacccgagcccctcgggctcttgtccaatcataccaacatgtCCATATACCTAATTCAAatttatccaaaggctcaaaacaccaaaaataaagtCAAAAGAATGAATCAAAGATCAAAATCTGCTCAttaactttcaaactttccaCCTTCACCGAATGCGtatgaatcatacttagacattgTGGATCACAACTAAACTTCGCACACGAGTTTCAATTGACTAAATGAACCTACCCAAATTCTCGGAAGACCAATTGGAATGTGATACCATCAAAGCCAACtaccggtcaaacctatgaactctccaattcttcaaattgacAACTTTTGACAAATAGAGTCGCAATCCACTAGGAACATCCGAAATTAAATccaaacatacacccaagtccaaaatcaccatatgaacctttGGAACCATTAAAACACTAATCCGAGGTTGTCTACTTAAAAGttaaatcttggtcaactctaaAAACATAAGATTCAAAAAATGGATCTAAGTTTTCTAATTCAGTCTCAAACCTCCCCGaaaccaaactaaccatccctgaAAGTCATAAAACATTAAAACAAACATacgggaagcatcaaataggTGAACAGAGCTCTAATACACAAAACGATCAGCCGAgtccttacattctccccatcaTAAACAAaggttcgtcctcaaacggattTAGAGTCATACCTGAAATACCAAAAAGATAAGAATATTTGctctgcatatcatgctcgatctcccaagtcgcttcctcgaccaATTGACTCACCACTAGACCTTCACTAATGCAATCtcttttgatctcaactttcgaacctgcctatcaaaaTGGTCACCGACTCTTCTTCATAGGCTAGATTCTCATCCATTTGCATtgaactgaaatccaacacatgtgacttgtattcataatatttccaaagcatggaaacatgaaatatcggatgaactcccgacaagatgggtggcaaagcaagcatgtacgtcacctcgcCAACTCTCTCCAAAACCTGAAATgggccaatatacctagggctcaacttgaccttcttcacAAATCTCATCATGCCCATCATAGGCGAAACTATAAGAAGAACCTTTTCACCCTACACGAAAgccacatcatgaaccttccaatccgcataatTCTTCTGCATGGACTGcactgtacgaagtcgctcctgaattaactttaccttctccaaagcatcaccaACCAAGCTATGCTCAACAGCCTAGCCTCACTAGGCTAGCCTATCAACAAGAGAATGATACTatctcccatataatgcttcatacaGAGCTATATGGATACTatactggtagttgttgttgtaagaaaattcCGCCTATGGTCGGAACTGATCCTACTAGCctccaaaattaattacataggCTCTTAACATATCATCAAGGATCTAAATGGTCCGCTCGGACTACTTATCCATCTGTGGGTGAAATTCAATACTAAGCTCCACCAGCGTGTTCAACTCTCACTAAACCGCCttccaaaactgcaatgtgaatTGAGTGCCCCAATTCGAAATGATAGAAAATGACACACCCTGCAAACGAACAAACTCTCTGATGTAGATCTGAGCCAACTTCTCTTAAGTGTAAGAAGTCattactagaatgaaatgtgcagatttggtcaatatatttataatgacccaaacaacatcaaacctgcTCAAGGTTAGTGGCAATCCTACAACAAAGTCTATAGTAAtgcgctctcacttccactccagTATAGCAAATCTTTCAGTCACACCACTTGGTTTCTGATGCTTATACTTGACCTGTGGACTATTTTAACACCCAAAACATGCCCaataatgtctttcttcatcctcaaccaccaatagtgctatttcaaatcatgatacatatttgtagcacctggatgaatagaatatcatgaactatgagcctccaccaagaatcaactccctccaaccatccacattaggaacacaaatctgaccctaaaGTTGCagtacaccatcatctccaatgaCCGGCTCCTTAGTACATCGCAACACCGCGTCCCTTTggacaagaaaatgaggatcatcatactaacgaGTCTTAATGCGCTCAAAAATAAGGATGACTGCGCAATAACATAAGCAAGAACTCTACTAGGCTAAACATTTTCCAACCTCACAAATTTATTAGCCAAGGCCTTAACATCCATAGCCAAAGGTCTCTCCGCAGCTCGAATAAATGCCAAACTCCACATATtatccgccttcctactcaaagtaTCCGCAACCATATTTCCCTTACCttgatgatacaagatagtgacatcataatccttcaacaactccaaccacctctgttgcctcaaattttcaaatccttttgcttgaacatatgCTGAAGACTCTGATGcttagtgtaaacctcacaagacataccatacaagtaatgcctccaaatcttgagcgcatgGACAATAggtgctaactccaaatcatgaaccgcATTATTCCTCTCATGGAGCTTCAACTGGCgcgacgcataggcaatcaccatattgtcctgcattaatacacaactaaggccaacacgtgaagcatcataatagatAGTATATATCTCCAATCCTAATGGTAATACCAAAACTGAAGTTCtaatcaaagcagtcttgagcttctggaagctctcctcgcactggtcagaccatctgaacggagcgcccttctaagtcaacttggtcaatggatatgaaatagatgaaaatccctctacaaaccgATGATAGTAGCCTTCCAAACCTATGAAACTCATAATCTTTATAGCTATAAAAGGTCTAGGTCAACTCTAAACTGcatcaatcttcttcgaatccaacTTGATACAATGATTAAAAACCACCTGGCCCAAGAATGCTATTGAATCCAactaaaactcgcacttggaaaacatagcatacaacttcttttccctTAGAATCTAGAGCACAATTatcaaatgttgctcatgctcctcacCATTATGGGAATATACAAAGATGTTGTTAATAAATATAATGACAAATGAATCCAAATATTactgaaacacattgttcatcaagtgcataaaagttgtaggggcattagtcaaaccaaaggacatcaccaaaaactcataatgtccataacAATCTTGAAAGTCGTCTTAGGGATGTCCGATAATCTTCAAATGGTGATAACCCAATCTCagatcaatctttgagaacaccctggcaccctgaagctaattaaataaatcatcaatacgaggaatTGGATACTTggtcttgatagtgaccttgttcaacttctATTAATCAATACACaacctcatagaaccatccttcttgtTCACAAACAACATCGACGCACCTCAAGGAGAAACATCCTATCTAATAAATACACTATCCAATAACTCCTACAGCTGCTCTTCAACTCTTTCAATGTAgtagagccatgcgatatggtggaatagatatgagctgagtgtccggcaccaaatCATTACCAAAATCTATATCCCTATTGGGTAGCATGCCTAGTAGGTCTGCCGAAAACACATCTAGAAATTCCCTTACTACACAAAcatgaatcaatagtaggagtctcAACACTGGTATTCCTAACAAAAGCCAGATATGCCAAATactcccttctcaaccatccgctgagccttaagaaacaAAATTACCTACTAAGTGTATGACCAAGAGAAACCCTCCATTCCAATCTTGGTAACCcgggcatagccaacgtcacagtcttaacgtgataatcaagaataacatgatatggaaaTAGCCAatacatacccaaaatcacatcaaaatctaccattttTAGCAATAAAATATCAAGCCTAGCCTCATAAAACCCATTAGTAACCAAACAAGACCAATATACATGGTCCTTCATAATAGAATCACTAATAgttgtagatacatgaacagaaatatcaagagaaccacgaggcatatccaaataaggaacaaaatacaatggcacatatgaataagtagacccCGAATCAAGCAGCACataagcatctctatgacagactgaaaCCATACATGTGATCATAGCATCTGAGGCCATCGCCTCGGGTCTACCCAAAAAAGCATATAGATGGGCATGACCACCACTAGTAGTGCCTCCATAAACCTGACCTCCTTCTCTAGAGAAACCTCTCGCTACATGGCCTCCCTCTCTAGCTGTCTGTACAGGGGGTGAGGCAATTAGTGCGAAATCCATTGACTGGGAACTTTGCGGAGCGGTGCCTCTACTATGCCTGGGGAAATACTTCCTCATATGgacaaactctccacactcataacaagcCCTAGCTGACAGAGGCTACTAAATCTAAAAAATGCCCATGGTGAACCGAATAAGCACTAGATGAACCCTGAAAACACGGAGCAGGGTACGAACTCACTGGAAGAGCACTAAACGATGATGGAACTGGAGTGTTGAAAGATGGTCGAGCCATTACACCACGAGTTGTATGTTGTGTAGCATAAGCTGACCTACCATGATGGCCTCTACTAAACCGACTCATACCTCTAGATGaggtaccactgaaaccaccagaACGACAAAGCCTCTTATTTCTCAACATAGTCTCTCTCCCTTAATAGTGAAATATGCTCGATCCTCTAGTAGTCCCAATCTCTAAATCTTGATCCACAGCAACCCTGATGCCATAATTCAAACCCCCAATAAACTGCCTCACCTTCTCTGCCTTGGTGGGGATCATGAAAGCATCATGACGAGACAACTTTGATATCGCCCTATACTCGGTCACTAACATATAGTCTTGCTGAAGATTCTTAAACTAACTTCTCAACTAATCCCTCCTTGTGAGTGGGATGTACTTCTTAAGAAACAAGTGCAAAAACAGAGTCCAAGTAAGAGAAGATGAACCTGCTGGTCTACCCAGATCATAAGTCTGCCACCACCTCCTAGCAGCCCCTCTTAGGTGAAATGTAGTGAAGTCCACCCCATTGGACTCTACCAAACATAAGTTCTGAAGCATTTGATGATATCTATCCAAAGAATCATGTGCGTCCTCTTAAGAACCGCCCTTGAACTAACGAGGATGTAACCTTTGAAACCTCTCCATCCTCTTCTGCTCCTCTGCAGACAAGGTAGGCACAACCTTAGTTCTAGATGCTATAATAGGCTGCTAAGCACTAGCTGGTAATACTCCTAGCATCTGAAACATCTTCGCTACCTGCTCCGGAGTATGAGTGACTGGGGTCTGAGCTCCCCCACAACCCAGAGATGCGGCTGGGGCCACTGGAATTACTACGACTTAATTTATATCAATAACGGTGACCATCAAGGCTGTAGCCTCCTAGAATATCGGTGCTGCAACAAAACCTTCTTGATACCAAATGGGTACTAGATCCTCAACATGATCATCCATACGTTGATCTGATTTGTAGGTAGGTCCACTGAAATGGCTCTGGCGCAACAATGGGCCGTGGTAGATGCTCTACCCCAAGTTGCAACTGTGCGCTCCCTAGAGAGTGTCTTGGACCTACCTCGGGTCCTACCTATCCCAGCTACAACCGGTGGTGCTACCTCTCCCACACCGACTGCTGCTAAGGCACGCAtactcactatctgtgagagagtaAAAGCAAAAGAATTAGACTTACTCAATAATCAACACACGacaaagaatcaagaaagggacgttcctaaagccttatagcctctccCCATATAGATACTAATGTATTTGATAGGCCTGCTCGTAATTTGTGAGACCCTTAGAatctagggctctaataccaacttgtcatgaccaaaAATCTGACCAAATGTCGTGATAGAGCCTAACAGTCTTGTTGGCAAGCCGACACTTAACAACAACAAATGAAGCCAATTATTAAGTCATTAATAGATAGAGTTATGATACAAATATTAAAGCAGGGT
Encoded proteins:
- the LOC138907606 gene encoding uncharacterized protein; the encoded protein is MDFALIASPPVQTAREGGHVARGFSREGGQVYGGTTSGGHAHLYAFLGRPEAMASDAMITCMVSVCHRDAYVLLDSGSTYSYVPLYFVPYLDMPRGSLDISVHVSTTISDSIMKDHVYWSCLVTNGFYEARLDILLLKMVDFDVILGMYWLFPYHVILDYHVKTVTLAMPGLPRLEWRVSLGHTLSR